From Marivivens aquimaris:
TGAGCGCCTTGGCGCGGGCGATAATGGCGTCTTTCGTGATGCCGAACTCTTCGTAAAGGCGTTCAGCCGGAGCCGAAGCCCCGAAGCCGGGCATTCCGATGACGTCATTCTCGGATGCGACGTAGCGTGTCCAGCCAAATTTGCCCGCAGCTTCG
This genomic window contains:
- a CDS encoding transketolase-like TK C-terminal-containing protein, translated to EAAEALAAEGFGVAVVSMPSWELFEDQSEAYKADVLGNAPRIAIEAAGKFGWTRYVASENDVIGMPGFGASAPAERLYEEFGITKDAIIARAKALTGK